Part of the Capsicum annuum cultivar UCD-10X-F1 chromosome 12, UCD10Xv1.1, whole genome shotgun sequence genome is shown below.
TAATTTTAGAAATAGTTTGAACTTTGAACAtaacatatttcaacataaatAGATCATAAGCAcacattttaataaatttaaagttaaatatgtTATctattttaatgactaaaatgGGAATATGTCAATAATCGGGACCAATTTATGTGAGTTAATTCCAAatagaatgaattttttttttatttagtaataatttaattttaaacttttcattttacTCTTAGTAAGACGATTAACTTATAGTTACACAAATACCTCTATATAACTTATTTTAAACCAcaattttcaaaaactttttaaaattcttcattTCTGAACTGTACATCATTAAATATCATCCGTCATCGTccatcacataaattgagactgAGAAAGAAAAGATTCGTTTGCCCAATACAAGAACTAGATTCTATTACCTATGGATAAAGAAATCcctttactttattttagatCAAAGAATCCAATTCCTGAAAACAACATAGTCCATTTTTCACCCCTTTATAGTCCCTATAAAACCCCCTTTGATATGGTTCCTGAAAACTATATCGCAAAAAAACTATCTCAAAACAAACGTTACATTAACAATCACAGTATCAAACATGCATACATTCGAGACCAAAAACCTCGAAAAACCATTATCCGAGGAGGAGCTAAAATGTCTTATGAAAAAGTACGATAAAACAGGCGATGGAAAGTTAGATAGACAAGAATTGAAGGTTGCCTTCAAAGATTTAGGTATATGGTTTTGTGGTTTGAGAGCTTATCAAGCAATATGTCATGCTGATAAAAACAAAGATGGTCTTATAGTCAATGATGAGATGGATGTGCTTGTTGAATTTGCTATCAAATGGGGTTTTACTCTTGCATAATTAGGTGTAAATTTGTCTATATATgtaacttttcttttctcttacttttagttttcttagacatCATGTATGAAATCTACTTGGTTGATTAGTCCAAATTCGGGCTGTGTGTAGAACCAGTAAGGAGGTAAACTACTCCTACCAAAAGGTTCTCTTGCTCGAATACTCGAGACCCCGATACCCCTCTATAAggaatttaatttgattataaaatatgatcaaattaaactttaaaaataaatttaatatgtaACAGGACCCTGTGTAATTTCTCTTTAAACAacttgttttgaatgttgttatatATGGTTCCATAATATATCCTGGTATGTTTTTTTGTACCGTATTATTgtaataaatatatgttttgatagattGATCAAGTGCCTTTCACTATTGTAGGATTCTGTCTTATCAATTAACTAGTGACTATCCCCGCACTTCGTGCGGCTAAAATACCgaaatattattgaattcatatcttgatttttgtaaaatgtattttatctttcataattaaacaCATTCATGTTTCTCGAATGAACAATTACAACATATTAATAACCTATTCACACAAAATAGCGGTAAAAGCCTTAAATAAAATTCAACGTCATTGCACACCTATTTAACGGTAAGTATAAATTTGAATGTTAGTTacatattttacatttttttaactTCAAAGCTCAAACGAACAATGTTCCAAACTATCGGCAAAGTTTCGTTGGATTAAAATTTTGAATACTATATAGTTTACATTTTTTTAACTTCAAAGCTCAGAACGAACAATGTTCCAAACTATCGGCAAAGTCTCgttgaattaaaattttgaacACTAAACTCTTAAGTTGAATTTAGAACAACAAAATATGTAtagtaataaagaaatataaacaCCATCAATGTAAAAATATGACTTAAGATAGACAACATCCATCTCTCAACCCATAAGTTGGTTAAGTTATATAATTGATTAGTAACTGAAAGGTTCAATCTTGCTTTCAAGAAAAATATCTAATTCTTCAAATAAATTAGCTTGAATCATTAAAAAGAGAAGTAATTTCAAGATGCCGACTAAAAAATCTGATGAAGAAAAGAATGATAACATCAGGCAAAATTAAATCAACATTCAAAATTGgacaaaaagaaaacttatatTTACGGTCGCTTGCTATGTCTGATTCATCCTATAGAGCTCATATGAAATGTCTctatattttctctttcttcgtCTGCTGCAAAAATTTATTAAGCAATATAAAGACATAAGTTATTAAAAAGGACAAATACAAATCCAAACTTGAACTACAcatgaaaaattcaaaagttgatttgaaaattttaagcAAATCAGATAATAAAATTTTGTCGAAGGATACAATGGGGCTATTCATATTCAGTGATAGACAACATACACTATTAAGTGTAAAAGAGTTAATTATTAAGaagaacaaataaagaaagatgtAATTTCTGCAACGATGGAAGCATCACCTCTAAATTCAACAAATCATAGAGCGACCAGTTATGCAAGTACATAGCGACCAGTAATAGTGATTTCCTAACTACCCATAAGAGGAAACACTATTATTATATACCATAAATGACACGTATAGTAGCAAATTTATCTCCACACAGATGAATGTTAGAGAAATATCAATTGCATAATGCCTCTCCACCAAATGtaaaaaatcacataattaatcacAACAATACCTTGCCATCATATTCCCTTCTGGAAAGGACTTCTGGAGTAATTTGAGCTGGAATCCCAGCAGTTGATTTTGGCCTTGAATGCAATAGGGACAACTGCAATTGCAGTAGAAAACTATGAGCATATTGAAATTCCTATGGGCATAATATAAGTCTATCTACAAAACAGCAAAACACATCAACCTTTGAGTATCCAAAATCACATATCTTCAAGCATGGAGTTGCACTTCCATCAAGAAGGGTATTCTCCAGTTTCAGATGTCTATGACATATTTGCTTCAAAGGCAATGAAAGTTTGATGAGGGATGAGGACAAAGGGCatctcggtgcactaaagctactgctatgTGCGGTGTTCGGAGAAGGGCTCcactacaagggtgtattgtacgcagtcttaccttgcatttctgctagaggctgtttcaaaagcttgaacctgtgacctcctggtcacatggcagcaactttaccagttactccaagttTGATGAGGGATGAGGACTAACTCCCTTAAATTAAAAGATGGCATTTTTTATGTTCACAGTTAAGAGAAAAATTATCTGTAAATTCTTATAAGTTGGTCACCAGGTTGTGACGGTAGTGGACTCCTGTAATAAGCTGCTGAAAAAAAGTATCTAGCCTGAAATAATAGTCGCAAGAGCCAAATGAGAGAGGCATTAAAGAAAGGAAATCAAGGCTCCTAAGATCCATAAGTGTGGCCTTATAAAACTACATATTTCGTTCATCACAATTTGTTATCCTTCATAATCCTTTTTACACCAGAAGCTTATGTGAGACTGATTATTGACACAGTTAGAAATTTTAACTATACCTCGTATTCACTGAACTTTCTTGCATTGTAGATGCGCTCAAACAGTTCTCCACCAGCTGCATATTCCATGACAATAGCAAGATAAGTTGGAGTCGATACCACCTATATCTCACAAAAAAAATGAACAACAGATTAGGCCAGTTATTCCTTAACTTATCCTTTCCATTTTCAAAAGAAAGCAACATGAAAACAAAAGGACATTGCAAAATAGTGAATTATATGAACAAACTTGCCTCCTGGAAACAAATTATGTTCGAATGTCGAAGTGATTTATGATTAATGATCTCCCTTGCTACATTCTTATCAATCTCAATAAAAGTGGCATATCTCAAATCTATGGAAGCCTTATATAATAGTGCATATGAAAAAAAGACCAGGGAACCTAGTTAATTAAAGAATGTTTAACCAATAATTAGGGAAAAGCACAATAAACAATACAAAACAATGAGCATTAGACATTTAAAACAATTAGAAGATGTCATATTAGTGACAAAAGACAACAATTATGTAAACCTTGTGTTCTCTCTCAATGTTTTTCATAGCCACAAGCACTTTTGTCTCCTTGTGCCTCATGAGCCTGGCAACACCAAAATTCTCAGACCCTATATCCTTCACAAGCTCGTATCTTTTCATCTTCTTATCCTTCAAAAACTCCTATATATAACAAAATCCACCAAACTTGAAAAGCTACAAGCTCCAATGTAAGagaagaactttacctttttgaTGTTGTCAGTGGAGCTAATATGTCCCTGATCTTCTCATTGTAGACTTCAAGCACAATTACAGATATGTCATAAGTGAAAGTTTCACTCGTCTCCTTCGCGATTATAAATAATGCTTCGAGAGTCCTATAATTGACTCCCCCGTTCCCGTTGTACCCTTCATGGTGACTGTTTTGCCTTTATCCATAACCAAAGATACATACATTGTAACTatctaaaactgaaataaccatCGATCAAGCATCGGCATAGTCAACACCTGTTAAAAGACGACGAAACTATTATAGGGTGAACAACTCTTctactttttatttgttttttctcaatcttAAAGATGCAAGTTCTCAAACATTGATGATACTCCAAATCCGCTCCCTCCGAAAACTATATTGAAGAGGCACTCTTCTGACAACCAGAAAGAGGGTTCTACTTTAGATTGAGATATCGATTCAAAGTATGCAAACTTTCAACATATTATCTAgaatttcaaatcattcacactGCAGCAACTTATCTGTCTTTGTGATTCTTTTTAAGCATGCAATAacttttttttggttgttttagCAAACAAAAGTTTTGAAAGAGTACAATCAAGTAGTTTGTCTTATTACTCTAGCAGCCATCGTTGAACATTCTATAATTACTTACATTATCTATAACTGGAGTGAGAAGAGAGCATAAGAAGAAAAGACTCACATAATAACCCCTTAGGTTACGGTGAAGAGCTTTTCACTGGCCCAAGGATGAGTAATATGTTATATGGGTCAATATTTCTCTGCTAATGGTTTGGAAGAAAAAGAGCTTTAGTGCAATCAACAAAAGGATGTTTAGAAGATCTTGAGTCATAAGTTTTGTTGGGAAGCTTGTATGTAGAGTCTAAAATCAAGCCATGAGTCCACCGGTACTCAAACGTGCCAACATAGTCATAGTAATCATCGGTAAATAACATTTCCAACCTAAAAAGAACAGCTAGAGAAAATGACCTTGATAAAAACAAATCATAACTTAATATTGCATTAAACACTCAAAAAACCATCAGCTACTACTATAAAAAAAAACCTTGAAATTAATAATCGGGGTCTTGATTCCCTTGTTCCTCTGGTGGACAAGTTGAGATAGTTGTGGAACATAATGTCCTTAACACgcggaagaaaaataaaattagtatcTTATTATATAACAAAGATAGATATTAGTAATTAATATGTTACAAAAATACTTGCATAACTTTCTCCGGTAATATAAAATTCTCTATGCTTGTACTAAGGAAACCTTTCAAACCACTTGACAAGAAACTGATAGGTATCTTCAGCTATAAATTGAAAGGCCGGGATTCATCATTTAGCTTAAACGACATAATAGTCCCCGTTGCCCATAAAAGGAACCCTTTTGTACCCTTCATGCTGACTATTTTGCCTATTCCCATTTGTCCATAAGCAAAGTTACATACATTGTAACCGTCtgaaattgaaataattattggt
Proteins encoded:
- the LOC107849868 gene encoding serine/threonine-protein kinase SRK2H-like isoform X1, which gives rise to MKRYELVKDIGSENFGVARLMRHKETKVLVAMKNIEREHKVVSTPTYLAIVMEYAAGGELFERIYNARKFSEYELSLLHSRPKSTAGIPAQITPEVLSRREYDGKQTKKEKI
- the LOC107849868 gene encoding serine/threonine-protein kinase SRK2H-like isoform X2; its protein translation is MKRYELVKDIGSENFGVARLMRHKETKVLVAMKNIEREHKVVSTPTYLAIVMEYAAGGELFERIYNARKFSEYELSLLHSRPKSTAGIPAQITPEVLSRREYDGKTKKEKI